A single Syntrophales bacterium DNA region contains:
- a CDS encoding response regulator transcription factor, producing MDKKKRIVIAEDHAIIRDGLKALLSSHDEFRIVGEAEDGQVAIRRARELKPDLMLLDISMPRMNGIEAIKEIKKQSPGTRVLMLTVHKLEKYVHACLKSGADGYVLKDATHADLVTAIKNVLKGKRYLSTEISEKVIEGYLEGRKTDETDSAWDTLTKREREILKLVAEGYKNKEIADYLCISLKTVETH from the coding sequence ATGGATAAAAAGAAACGTATTGTGATTGCGGAGGACCACGCCATCATTCGGGACGGTTTGAAAGCATTATTGTCGTCCCATGACGAATTTCGGATTGTCGGAGAAGCAGAAGACGGACAGGTCGCCATCCGGCGCGCCCGGGAATTGAAGCCGGATTTGATGCTCTTGGACATATCGATGCCGAGGATGAACGGCATAGAAGCGATCAAGGAGATCAAGAAGCAATCTCCGGGGACGAGAGTGCTGATGCTGACGGTTCACAAGCTGGAAAAGTATGTTCATGCCTGCCTGAAATCCGGTGCGGATGGCTATGTGCTCAAGGATGCCACCCATGCAGACCTTGTGACAGCCATCAAGAATGTTCTCAAGGGAAAACGTTATCTCAGTACGGAGATTTCCGAGAAGGTGATTGAGGGTTATTTGGAAGGAAGAAAGACTGATGAAACAGATTCCGCCTGGGATACATTAACGAAGCGGGAACGGGAGATCCTCAAACTGGTGGCCGAAGGATATAAAAATAAAGAGATCGCCGATTACCTCTGCATAAGCTTGAAAACCGTTGAGACACATC